The Desulfitobacterium chlororespirans DSM 11544 genome contains a region encoding:
- the nrfD gene encoding NrfD/PsrC family molybdoenzyme membrane anchor subunit, translated as MDFSFVYEIQHHAAFGPLIVLYFFLAGLSAGLFLISALSTVFGWQAVKPLAKPAALAAVAVLVPGLLALVADLGRPFRALYLFLNVNPSSLMSWGSFILLFYGLVCMPYIWFLWKDQEKNAKIWGKIGVVLAISLGSYTGFLLAVVPGRPLWNSALLPVLFLVSGCVAALSLISLTKKAFIQGGVAGAAYESALHSLKVWFVVLEICLVFFHLLTVYFLSGLGELTVMNLLAGEKAFTFWAVQIVVGIVVPLILLSLKQSPHSMGIAGLCSLLGVFALRYNFVYGGQELPASGTQFYHQGGGIEWLAVLVLLGLGVVLIITLPYLSQRLFHLTSSKSVSS; from the coding sequence ATGGATTTTTCATTTGTCTATGAGATTCAGCATCACGCTGCTTTCGGTCCTCTCATCGTGCTTTACTTCTTTCTGGCAGGGCTGAGTGCAGGCTTGTTTCTCATCTCAGCCTTGAGTACGGTTTTTGGTTGGCAGGCTGTCAAACCTTTGGCTAAACCGGCGGCCCTCGCGGCCGTGGCAGTCTTGGTTCCAGGGCTGCTCGCCTTAGTCGCGGATCTGGGGCGGCCCTTCAGAGCCCTCTATTTATTCCTTAATGTCAATCCCTCTTCTCTTATGTCCTGGGGTTCTTTCATTTTGTTGTTCTACGGGCTTGTCTGTATGCCTTATATTTGGTTTTTGTGGAAGGACCAGGAGAAAAATGCGAAGATTTGGGGTAAAATTGGTGTTGTTTTGGCCATCAGCCTGGGGTCCTATACAGGATTTCTTTTAGCCGTTGTGCCTGGTAGACCTCTTTGGAACTCTGCGTTGCTGCCGGTTCTGTTTTTGGTATCCGGCTGTGTCGCCGCTTTAAGCCTTATCAGTCTTACCAAAAAAGCCTTCATTCAAGGGGGAGTTGCCGGAGCGGCTTATGAAAGTGCTCTCCACAGCTTAAAAGTATGGTTCGTGGTCTTGGAAATCTGCCTTGTCTTCTTCCATTTGCTGACGGTTTACTTCCTGAGTGGTCTGGGAGAGCTGACGGTAATGAATCTTCTGGCCGGTGAAAAGGCCTTTACCTTCTGGGCTGTGCAAATCGTGGTGGGTATCGTCGTGCCTCTGATTCTGCTTTCTTTAAAACAATCTCCCCATTCCATGGGAATAGCAGGGCTGTGCAGCTTGCTGGGGGTTTTTGCTCTTCGTTATAATTTTGTGTACGGTGGGCAGGAATTGCCTGCGTCGGGGACACAGTTCTATCATCAGGGCGGAGGAATAGAGTGGCTTGCCGTGCTCGTTCTTCTGGGCTTGGGAGTAGTATTGATAATCACGTTGCCTTATCTGAGCCAAAGGTTATTTCACCTGACGTCTTCTAAGAGCGTCAGTAGCTGA
- a CDS encoding 4Fe-4S dicluster domain-containing protein, which translates to MSANLEPRYGMVIDLRRCVGCHSCTVSCKMENNVPEGAYRSWVVEGDKGIYPNVTRVKLPRLCNQCQDAPCQTVCPVKATHKDEGGVIVVDPDKCIGCRYCIAACPYDARFLNKETGMAEKCDLCIGRIKAGLMPACISNCIAHARIFGDLNHPDSEINRLLAEHPAQALRSDLGTRPSVFYIGLDEAFDSISLNDLERRK; encoded by the coding sequence TTGAGTGCTAATTTGGAACCGCGCTATGGTATGGTCATCGACTTGCGCCGCTGTGTCGGATGCCATTCCTGTACTGTCAGCTGTAAAATGGAGAATAATGTGCCGGAAGGGGCCTATCGCTCCTGGGTTGTTGAGGGAGATAAAGGGATTTACCCCAATGTGACGAGGGTGAAACTTCCCCGCCTGTGCAATCAATGCCAGGATGCTCCTTGTCAAACCGTATGTCCGGTCAAAGCGACCCATAAGGATGAAGGCGGGGTCATTGTCGTTGATCCTGACAAATGCATTGGCTGCCGCTACTGCATTGCGGCTTGCCCTTATGATGCCCGTTTCCTGAATAAAGAGACAGGTATGGCGGAAAAATGCGATCTGTGTATCGGGCGGATTAAGGCAGGGCTGATGCCGGCCTGCATCTCCAACTGCATTGCTCATGCCCGTATTTTTGGCGATTTAAATCATCCCGACAGTGAAATTAACCGCCTGCTTGCCGAACATCCCGCTCAGGCTTTGCGCTCAGACTTGGGCACCCGGCCCAGCGTTTTCTACATCGGCCTGGATGAGGCCTTTGATAGCATAAGCCTCAACGATTTGGAAAGGAGGAAGTAG
- a CDS encoding TorD/DmsD family molecular chaperone, producing MSGKYVPPYESALRGYQPKPKPSFGKLNTSLTVQIKQHYELTGFDPYGLEMFSPLKNIPLADHVGFELAYMTYLCRQEHEARKEARQDKAERWLEIQKEFMADHLLMWIPGMAEALRTLEQGFYAQAIRTLEIWLHDDDQDMKNYFSRGGICVEC from the coding sequence ATGTCCGGGAAATATGTTCCTCCTTATGAATCAGCCCTGCGCGGCTATCAGCCGAAGCCCAAACCGTCCTTCGGAAAACTAAATACTTCCCTGACTGTCCAGATCAAGCAGCACTATGAGCTGACCGGGTTTGATCCCTATGGTCTGGAGATGTTTTCCCCGCTTAAGAATATCCCCTTGGCCGATCATGTGGGGTTCGAATTAGCCTATATGACTTATTTATGCCGGCAGGAACATGAGGCCAGAAAAGAAGCCCGGCAGGACAAGGCCGAAAGATGGCTGGAGATTCAAAAGGAGTTCATGGCCGACCATCTCTTGATGTGGATTCCCGGTATGGCCGAAGCCCTGAGAACTTTGGAACAAGGTTTTTATGCTCAGGCCATCAGGACCCTGGAGATTTGGCTCCATGACGATGATCAGGATATGAAAAATTATTTCAGCAGAGGAGGAATCTGCGTTGAGTGCTAA
- a CDS encoding molybdopterin-dependent oxidoreductase, with translation MKRRDFIKLTAAAGMVTASGLGYDRMIMAEQPPGFIPKKTGSQEVEARIDVTSGKVEVNPNILMRNSACLGCYSSCGNRVKINKETGLATRVMGNPYNPSSAQPHLAMETSLLDSYLSFSTYRDMGNEGRAALCARGNATLTAHHDPNRILVPLKRADKRGEAKWQPITWEEAVKETVEGGTPFAHLGETTPIEGIKDVHDPLTPMDPANPELGPKSFQLVHFGGRGDGRTAFAGRFTGAFGTPNNFGHGYTUGGSKIPAGQVLSTGQGMRPDVNHAEFILYIGAFPGHSGKPMSTIARQVAKQTGEGKLKVVIVDPVMCGGAISPVGKNTKWIPIKPTTDSAFIMGMLHWIIDNQRYNEDYLSSPHLNAAKGKGFASWCNASHLVIVDENHPNNRKLLRAEDLGLEVPPSTDPTKTVDYFMVIDPETNQPAIYNQVSKADLAFDGKVQAKSGGSIRVKTAFAILKESVFSQGIADYSQICKVPEETIMDIAREFTAHGTKVAVDGTGNTASANGYDIANAMHVLATMVGCHNLKGGMLERRVAYKSLAKGPRYDLGTVANAPNIKGKGILISRTGVPYEKTPEYKQKIAKGENPYPSKLPWHPIGSASDNQAFFSVINSYPYQTKILMVWMANPLMTTPAAGRQEIMDELKKVARVPLIIAMDAFMGETTALADYIIPDTTPYESWGLANSEGNTSEKVTSLRWPVVEPLTAKLSDNRHACYENYIIDVAKAIGLPGFGENAIKDMDGKTYPLNTPEDYFLRGVANVAFDGQPVPDLTDEEMKIQDLASCMQNWKDCLKTEEYRKAAFILSRGGRFEEFGQGYAGDRTKYPQEGCFNLYGEKMALAKNSFTGQYFHSGTLVYNPEILADGTSLDQLFPESEWPFKAASYKAKFRSVSMLENSILRELNQANKIEINPEDAEQLGLVSGDKVRLVSATGGEAEGILQVRQGIARGSVGIAYGYGHWEYGAKKHTLGEKEISAVPGSGQGVFLGGISLIDPKVKNGIFGFSEMSTGGTSRNGGAFKILKV, from the coding sequence ATGAAGCGTCGTGATTTTATCAAGCTGACAGCAGCTGCGGGTATGGTCACAGCAAGCGGCCTTGGCTATGACAGAATGATCATGGCCGAACAGCCTCCCGGGTTTATACCCAAAAAGACCGGCAGTCAGGAGGTAGAGGCAAGAATTGATGTAACGTCGGGGAAGGTGGAAGTCAACCCCAATATTCTAATGCGAAACAGTGCTTGTCTGGGTTGCTACAGTTCATGTGGCAACAGGGTGAAAATCAATAAGGAGACAGGGCTGGCGACCCGGGTGATGGGCAATCCTTATAACCCCTCCAGCGCTCAGCCCCATCTTGCCATGGAGACCTCTCTCCTGGATTCCTATCTGTCTTTCAGCACATATCGGGACATGGGGAATGAGGGAAGAGCAGCTTTATGTGCCAGGGGCAATGCCACTTTGACAGCTCATCATGATCCCAACCGGATTTTAGTGCCTCTCAAACGCGCAGATAAGCGGGGAGAAGCCAAATGGCAGCCCATCACTTGGGAAGAAGCGGTCAAGGAAACGGTGGAGGGAGGAACTCCCTTTGCCCATCTGGGCGAAACAACGCCCATTGAGGGGATCAAGGATGTTCATGATCCTCTTACCCCCATGGATCCGGCGAATCCCGAATTAGGGCCCAAATCATTTCAACTGGTCCACTTCGGAGGAAGAGGAGATGGGCGTACTGCCTTTGCCGGACGTTTTACCGGTGCTTTTGGTACTCCCAATAATTTTGGCCATGGCTACACCTGAGGTGGCTCCAAAATACCTGCGGGTCAGGTACTGTCAACCGGTCAAGGCATGAGACCGGATGTCAATCATGCCGAGTTTATTCTTTATATCGGGGCCTTTCCCGGTCATAGTGGCAAACCGATGTCTACTATTGCCAGGCAGGTCGCCAAGCAAACTGGTGAAGGAAAACTTAAAGTGGTCATCGTCGATCCGGTTATGTGTGGTGGCGCCATTTCCCCTGTGGGTAAAAATACCAAATGGATTCCCATCAAACCGACCACGGATTCAGCCTTTATCATGGGAATGCTGCACTGGATTATAGACAATCAGCGCTATAATGAAGATTATTTAAGTTCCCCCCACCTAAATGCTGCCAAGGGCAAAGGATTTGCCAGCTGGTGCAACGCCTCCCATCTGGTGATCGTGGATGAAAATCATCCCAACAACCGTAAACTTTTGCGGGCGGAGGATTTAGGCTTGGAAGTACCCCCCAGCACCGATCCGACGAAAACCGTGGATTATTTTATGGTCATCGATCCGGAAACGAACCAGCCGGCTATCTATAATCAAGTGTCCAAAGCCGATCTGGCCTTTGACGGAAAGGTGCAGGCTAAGTCCGGCGGGTCCATACGGGTTAAAACGGCTTTCGCCATTTTAAAAGAAAGTGTCTTCAGTCAAGGAATTGCCGACTATTCCCAAATATGCAAAGTGCCTGAAGAGACCATCATGGACATTGCCAGAGAGTTTACAGCCCATGGCACGAAAGTGGCAGTAGATGGAACAGGCAATACGGCCTCTGCCAATGGCTATGATATTGCCAATGCCATGCACGTCCTGGCGACCATGGTGGGCTGCCATAATTTAAAGGGTGGTATGTTGGAACGCCGTGTGGCTTATAAATCCTTAGCCAAAGGCCCTCGTTATGACCTGGGTACAGTGGCCAATGCACCGAATATTAAGGGGAAAGGCATTCTGATCAGCCGGACCGGCGTTCCTTATGAGAAGACGCCTGAATACAAGCAAAAGATTGCTAAAGGGGAGAACCCCTATCCCTCCAAATTACCCTGGCATCCCATTGGCAGCGCTTCGGACAATCAGGCCTTTTTCTCCGTGATCAATAGTTATCCCTACCAAACCAAGATCTTAATGGTTTGGATGGCTAATCCGCTGATGACCACTCCTGCGGCTGGGCGGCAGGAGATTATGGATGAGCTGAAAAAAGTGGCAAGAGTACCCCTGATCATTGCCATGGATGCTTTTATGGGTGAAACGACAGCATTAGCGGATTACATCATACCGGATACCACCCCTTATGAAAGTTGGGGACTTGCCAATAGTGAGGGCAATACTTCGGAAAAGGTAACCTCTCTGCGTTGGCCGGTTGTGGAACCCTTGACAGCTAAGCTCAGCGATAACCGCCATGCCTGCTATGAAAATTATATTATTGATGTGGCCAAAGCCATAGGGTTGCCGGGCTTTGGTGAGAATGCCATAAAGGACATGGATGGAAAGACGTACCCCTTGAACACGCCGGAAGATTACTTCCTGCGGGGGGTTGCCAATGTGGCCTTTGATGGTCAACCGGTTCCCGATCTTACCGATGAGGAAATGAAGATTCAGGATCTGGCAAGCTGTATGCAGAACTGGAAAGACTGCTTAAAAACAGAAGAATACCGCAAAGCAGCCTTTATCCTTTCCCGTGGAGGACGGTTCGAAGAATTTGGCCAAGGCTATGCAGGAGATCGCACCAAGTATCCCCAGGAAGGGTGTTTTAACCTGTATGGGGAGAAGATGGCTTTAGCCAAAAACTCCTTCACGGGTCAATACTTCCACTCCGGAACCCTTGTCTATAATCCGGAGATTTTAGCGGACGGCACCTCCCTTGATCAGCTTTTCCCCGAATCGGAATGGCCCTTTAAAGCGGCTTCCTATAAAGCCAAATTCAGAAGTGTGTCCATGCTGGAAAACTCGATTTTAAGGGAATTGAATCAAGCCAATAAGATAGAGATCAATCCGGAAGATGCTGAGCAGTTGGGCCTTGTATCCGGTGACAAAGTAAGACTGGTTTCCGCTACAGGTGGGGAAGCCGAGGGAATCCTGCAGGTGAGACAGGGAATCGCCAGAGGTTCAGTGGGTATAGCCTATGGCTATGGTCACTGGGAGTATGGTGCGAAAAAACACACGTTAGGGGAAAAGGAAATTTCAGCTGTTCCCGGCTCAGGGCAAGGAGTCTTTCTGGGGGGAATCAGCCTGATCGATCCTAAAGTTAAAAATGGTATCTTCGGCTTCAGTGAAATGTCCACCGGAGGAACCAGCCGCAATGGCGGTGCCTTTAAAATCCTTAAAGTATAG
- a CDS encoding sigma-54-dependent transcriptional regulator, translating to MKLLIVEDEVDFATLLKQRLTRKKIQIDLAHTIEQALDWLGKVSYDVILLDQRLPDGEGLSLLTQVKEADPFVEVVVLTGHGSLETAIQSIKQGAYDYLTKPCNTTKLEFTLTQAYEKKRLAEQAAGLSEALRRQTGSEPIIGQSPEIKRLMQMVEKVKDSEATILVLGESGSGKELIARSLHFWSARKDKPFQALNCAALPNQLVESELFGHEKGAFTGAAGVKMGLIEIADGGTLFLDEIAEMDLDIQAKLLRLLEYGEYFRVGATRSRKVKLRVVAATNKRLEQEVAAGRFREDLYHRLNVVQIEVPPLRNRKEDIPLLADYLLAKKCPQNNPKVLSPEALRVLLNYDFPGNVRELANILERGCLLSYGSTIEAEHLFQPQMGKRTPVPKKGLEEETPGWGDADLSLENCERQHILRVLKMAGGNKTKAAQELKIGLKTLYRKVKEYGIEPLP from the coding sequence ATGAAACTGCTGATCGTTGAGGATGAAGTGGATTTTGCGACACTCCTGAAGCAAAGGCTGACCAGGAAAAAGATCCAGATTGATTTGGCTCATACTATTGAACAGGCTCTGGATTGGCTGGGTAAGGTCAGTTATGATGTGATTCTTTTGGATCAGCGCCTTCCCGACGGCGAAGGGCTCTCCTTATTAACCCAGGTCAAAGAGGCCGATCCCTTTGTGGAAGTTGTGGTACTGACAGGGCATGGCAGCCTGGAAACCGCCATTCAATCCATCAAGCAGGGTGCTTACGATTATCTCACCAAACCCTGCAACACAACCAAACTGGAATTCACGCTGACCCAGGCTTATGAAAAAAAACGCCTGGCCGAACAAGCGGCAGGGCTTTCCGAAGCCTTAAGACGTCAAACCGGAAGCGAGCCGATTATCGGCCAAAGTCCGGAAATAAAAAGACTTATGCAAATGGTGGAAAAGGTGAAGGACAGTGAAGCTACCATTCTGGTGCTGGGAGAAAGCGGCAGCGGCAAAGAGCTCATCGCCCGCTCCCTGCATTTTTGGAGTGCCAGAAAGGATAAGCCGTTTCAGGCTTTGAATTGTGCGGCTTTACCGAACCAACTTGTGGAGAGTGAATTATTTGGCCATGAAAAGGGGGCGTTTACAGGAGCGGCAGGGGTCAAAATGGGTTTGATTGAAATAGCTGACGGGGGAACTCTTTTTCTGGATGAGATTGCCGAGATGGATTTGGATATTCAGGCTAAATTGCTCAGGCTGCTGGAATATGGTGAATATTTCCGGGTGGGAGCCACCCGGTCCCGTAAAGTCAAACTGAGAGTAGTGGCCGCTACCAATAAGAGATTGGAACAGGAAGTTGCTGCCGGGCGTTTTCGGGAGGATTTGTATCACCGCTTAAATGTGGTGCAAATCGAAGTGCCTCCTCTACGAAATCGCAAAGAGGATATTCCTTTGCTGGCAGACTACCTTCTGGCCAAAAAATGCCCGCAAAATAATCCTAAAGTTCTGAGCCCGGAGGCTCTCAGAGTGCTGTTAAACTATGATTTTCCGGGCAATGTCAGAGAATTGGCCAATATTCTTGAACGGGGCTGCTTGCTTTCCTACGGTTCAACCATCGAAGCGGAGCATTTATTTCAGCCTCAAATGGGGAAGCGGACACCCGTTCCTAAAAAAGGGCTGGAGGAAGAGACTCCCGGCTGGGGAGACGCCGATCTTTCTCTGGAGAACTGTGAACGTCAGCATATTCTCAGGGTACTGAAAATGGCAGGAGGGAATAAAACAAAAGCGGCTCAGGAATTGAAGATCGGCCTTAAAACCTTATATCGCAAGGTCAAGGAATATGGGATTGAGCCCCTGCCATGA
- a CDS encoding sensor histidine kinase: MNMSKHARRFQSIAFKLLAFSIIMSLIPLLFLGGSNLMRAKDYLWESVRNQHSYGTSRVVKEINFLLEEAERVITVLAEANGTVLISSDTGEQERLLYSCLTNLPYVERMSLLDGKGYEITGVSRFDIGKSGASQEKDVENIFKTIKNYQTYIGPVLLDQHGQPYFQLAIPIILQGNDVKGAVVADISLRSVVDLLSKVAGTSGAWLFLVDQEGHLIGHEDFSQVLSNRNVQASLPLLSEEEEELTRENPLVRTYVSYTGEKVVGAYAQVSGTDWAVIYEQPETKAFSSYIHLRNTFGLSTVILMLLVLGISLFFVIYFLRQLDILKKGVKRITSGEAGFVLPVQSQDEIGEVLTAFNELSEELKKKRELESALRQADKMASVGLLAAGIAHEINNPMATIGLSVEELRYELQRMNSAQGEKDQDIDRYLDLIARQADRCSQITQNLLDFSRQERNQNNAYDFYNLNELVQKALELNHYMLQKNQVQVQYDLDEAVPLIWGDGPGIQQVIFNLLCNAAQAMKQGGALKLVTQNEADCICLQVMDNGEGISSEDLKRVFEPFFTTKPPGLGTGLGLAVSYGLIKQAGGTIVMDSRLGEGTTVTVKLPHTKEVQ; the protein is encoded by the coding sequence ATGAATATGTCTAAGCATGCCAGGCGTTTCCAAAGCATTGCCTTTAAACTCCTGGCGTTCAGTATTATTATGTCCCTTATTCCGCTGCTTTTCCTGGGCGGATCTAACTTGATGCGTGCCAAGGATTATCTTTGGGAATCTGTAAGGAATCAGCATTCTTATGGGACCTCCCGGGTTGTCAAAGAGATAAATTTCCTGCTGGAAGAAGCAGAGCGGGTGATAACTGTTCTGGCGGAAGCGAACGGTACTGTGCTGATAAGCAGTGACACCGGGGAGCAGGAGCGCCTGCTCTACAGCTGTCTGACCAATCTTCCTTATGTTGAGAGAATGAGTTTGCTTGATGGAAAAGGTTATGAAATTACCGGAGTATCCCGATTCGATATTGGGAAGAGCGGGGCAAGCCAGGAAAAAGATGTGGAGAACATCTTTAAAACCATTAAGAATTATCAAACTTATATCGGGCCGGTGCTGTTAGATCAGCATGGCCAGCCTTATTTTCAATTGGCCATTCCCATTATTCTGCAGGGCAATGACGTTAAGGGTGCAGTTGTGGCAGATATCAGTTTGCGCAGTGTCGTGGATCTTTTATCTAAAGTAGCGGGAACTTCCGGAGCGTGGCTGTTTCTGGTGGATCAGGAAGGGCATTTAATTGGACATGAGGATTTCAGCCAGGTACTCTCCAACCGGAATGTGCAGGCCAGTCTTCCTTTGCTGTCGGAGGAAGAAGAAGAGCTGACCAGGGAAAATCCTTTGGTCCGCACCTATGTGTCCTATACGGGTGAAAAGGTGGTTGGCGCTTATGCGCAAGTGAGCGGAACAGATTGGGCGGTTATCTATGAACAGCCGGAGACCAAAGCCTTTTCCTCCTATATCCATTTGCGAAATACCTTTGGCTTAAGCACAGTGATTCTGATGCTCCTTGTTCTGGGGATAAGTTTGTTTTTTGTCATCTATTTTCTCCGGCAGCTGGATATTTTAAAGAAAGGCGTTAAGCGGATTACCTCCGGAGAAGCGGGGTTTGTGCTGCCTGTGCAAAGCCAGGATGAGATAGGTGAAGTGTTGACAGCCTTTAATGAACTGAGTGAAGAACTGAAAAAGAAGCGGGAGCTGGAAAGTGCCTTGCGCCAGGCGGATAAAATGGCATCGGTAGGGTTATTGGCGGCAGGCATAGCTCACGAAATTAATAATCCTATGGCCACCATCGGTCTTTCCGTCGAGGAATTGCGCTATGAACTGCAAAGGATGAACTCTGCTCAAGGGGAGAAAGATCAGGATATCGACAGATATCTGGATTTGATAGCCAGACAGGCGGACCGGTGCTCCCAGATAACCCAGAATTTATTGGATTTTTCTCGTCAGGAGAGAAACCAGAATAATGCCTATGACTTTTATAACTTGAATGAGCTTGTGCAAAAAGCTTTGGAATTGAATCATTATATGCTGCAAAAAAACCAAGTCCAGGTCCAGTATGACTTGGATGAGGCTGTTCCGCTGATTTGGGGGGATGGGCCGGGGATTCAACAGGTCATTTTTAATCTTCTTTGCAATGCGGCTCAGGCTATGAAGCAGGGCGGTGCCTTGAAGTTAGTGACGCAAAATGAGGCGGACTGCATCTGTCTGCAAGTGATGGATAATGGGGAAGGCATCAGCAGCGAGGATTTGAAACGGGTTTTTGAACCTTTCTTTACCACCAAGCCCCCCGGACTTGGAACCGGCTTAGGGCTTGCTGTAAGCTATGGCTTAATCAAACAGGCCGGGGGTACGATTGTCATGGACAGCAGGCTGGGTGAGGGGACTACAGTGACGGTCAAACTGCCGCATACAAAAGAGGTGCAATAA
- a CDS encoding ABC transporter substrate-binding protein: protein MKFGNYRLSLNKAVLFALLFVLCFTLLGYSHQNVFPQENPLKTVGILMGSDLRTNKVNGVIEGLKKYGYEENVNIQFEIVSAQDRMEDLPKLAQELVRQSPDLLIGTGERETLALQKAAADSQIPIVFIGVGFAEELGLVDSYTHPGGKITGVDNYYLQLSGKRLEYFKRLLPDVQKIMVLYDETITPVEPTMDFLNRVAAQLDMTVIPVGVKNEAETLKAINGILPGEVDGVMLLCSLLMESVTDSISPLIQEKRLPAFGVSANQTKKGFLASYGMDYREQGIQASRIAAKILQGQDPGIIPVEAPARVDFIINTKVAEVFKAGIDPAGFACASEFIR, encoded by the coding sequence ATGAAATTCGGTAACTATAGATTGAGCTTAAACAAAGCCGTCTTATTTGCCTTGCTTTTTGTTTTATGCTTTACGCTGCTCGGCTATAGCCACCAGAATGTTTTTCCTCAGGAAAACCCGCTCAAAACAGTTGGCATCTTAATGGGGTCCGATCTGCGCACTAATAAGGTTAACGGGGTAATCGAGGGATTGAAAAAATACGGCTATGAAGAAAACGTTAATATTCAGTTTGAAATAGTCAGCGCCCAAGATCGAATGGAGGATCTTCCGAAGCTTGCCCAAGAATTGGTCCGGCAAAGCCCCGATCTATTGATTGGCACGGGAGAAAGAGAGACCCTTGCCCTTCAAAAGGCTGCGGCAGACAGTCAGATTCCCATCGTCTTTATTGGGGTGGGTTTCGCTGAAGAACTTGGCCTTGTGGATAGCTATACTCATCCTGGAGGAAAGATAACAGGGGTGGATAACTATTATTTACAATTATCGGGTAAGCGTTTGGAGTATTTTAAACGCTTACTGCCCGATGTTCAAAAAATTATGGTACTCTATGACGAGACGATCACGCCGGTGGAGCCCACCATGGATTTTCTGAATCGGGTGGCAGCCCAGCTTGACATGACGGTGATACCGGTGGGGGTTAAGAATGAGGCTGAAACATTAAAGGCCATCAATGGAATCCTGCCTGGAGAGGTCGATGGGGTGATGCTGCTGTGCAGTCTTTTGATGGAGTCGGTGACGGATTCCATCAGCCCTCTTATCCAGGAAAAGCGGCTCCCGGCCTTTGGAGTGAGCGCCAATCAGACGAAAAAGGGATTCCTGGCCTCCTATGGGATGGATTATAGAGAACAGGGAATTCAGGCTTCCAGAATAGCCGCTAAGATTCTGCAAGGCCAGGACCCGGGGATAATTCCTGTGGAAGCACCGGCCCGTGTTGATTTTATCATCAATACCAAGGTGGCAGAGGTTTTTAAAGCTGGGATTGATCCGGCAGGTTTTGCTTGTGCGTCAGAATTCATTCGCTGA
- a CDS encoding ABC transporter ATP-binding protein, whose product MGEEVVVALKRINFSINRGELCCIFGASGSGKSTLLNQLAGMEKPSKGGVKIGGVPISHLNEDQLAEFRQKYIGFVFQSYNLLPMLTATENVALPLMFRGVPEGKRNAMAQSMLQKVGLGHRLHHYPGQMSGGQQQRVGIARAFVTKPAVVFADEPTGNLDTKTTKEVMTMIKNFAGTFKQTIILVTHDPEMTVYADRIVKLVDGEIVSNEIKKQTV is encoded by the coding sequence ATGGGCGAAGAAGTTGTTGTGGCTTTAAAAAGAATAAACTTTTCCATAAATCGCGGGGAACTGTGCTGCATATTCGGCGCTTCGGGTTCTGGCAAGAGCACGCTTTTAAACCAATTGGCAGGGATGGAAAAACCTTCTAAGGGGGGCGTAAAAATAGGCGGCGTTCCCATTTCGCATTTAAATGAAGATCAGCTTGCCGAATTCAGGCAAAAATATATCGGTTTTGTCTTTCAGTCTTATAATTTGCTTCCTATGCTAACCGCCACAGAAAATGTGGCTCTGCCCCTGATGTTTCGGGGTGTGCCGGAAGGAAAACGCAATGCCATGGCCCAAAGCATGCTGCAAAAGGTTGGACTTGGGCATCGATTGCATCACTATCCCGGACAAATGTCGGGCGGACAACAGCAGCGGGTGGGAATTGCCAGAGCTTTTGTCACAAAACCCGCGGTTGTTTTTGCCGATGAGCCTACCGGGAATCTGGATACAAAAACAACCAAAGAAGTTATGACTATGATCAAAAATTTTGCGGGAACTTTTAAACAAACCATCATCCTGGTCACCCATGATCCGGAAATGACAGTTTATGCCGACCGGATTGTGAAACTGGTAGATGGCGAGATTGTCAGCAATGAAATAAAAAAACAAACCGTTTAA